The following is a genomic window from Bubalus bubalis isolate 160015118507 breed Murrah chromosome 6, NDDB_SH_1, whole genome shotgun sequence.
agaaagaGTCTTGAGTATCGTCTACTCCAACCGTCTTGGCAATGCTTCAATTCCCTCTAGGTCGTCTCTGCCAAAGATGCTGAAGATTAAGCATCTTTAGGGACTGGCAGATCCCCTTCCCCCACTTAGCCTTCATAATGCAGGTCCCAGGCCACCCCCATATGCTATCCCATAGGCCCCCAAAGGCTCTCTCCCCAGCTGCCTCTCAGTCAGGGCCATCTGCTTCTGGCTTCAGCATCTCCCGGGGCTCTCTCCAGCCTTGCTGACCCTGTGGCTCTGGCCCCATCTTGTTTCAGTCAAGGAGAAGTTGACTGCTGACCCGGACAGTGAGGTGGCTACTACGAGTCTCCGGGTGTCACTCATGTGCCCGGTGGGTACCAGGgcgaggagaagggggaggaggggtggcatGAACTTCTGGACGCAGATGAGGGTTCGTAGGGCGGTAGGCATAAAGCTTTCTGGGACATGGGGACTCTGACCAGAGAACTTGTCTCTCCTCAGCTGGGGAAGATGCGCTTGACTGTCCCTTGTCGCGCCCTCACCTGCGCCCACCTGCAGAGCTTCGATGCTGCCCTTTATCTACAGATGAATGAGAAGAAACCAACGTGGACATGTCCTGTGTGTGACAAGAAAGCTCCCTATGAATCGCTTATCATTGATGGGTAGGACCATTCTGCATTCTGCTTCCTTTTACTGAGGATATCTGCTAGGACTGCCCCGCGTATATATAAATCCATATCAATAACTTACTTCCCCTCCCTTGAACCCGCTTACTTgtctattttatagaaatattatcTATCTTCCCACATTGAGAACTCACTACACATTGTGCTGAGAACTTTGCATGCCTTATCTCACTGAAGCCTGGGAGATGCCAATAACCCTGTGAGATGGGTACTGTCATTATAGGGGAGGGAAGCTGAAGCCTAGAAAGATGCAGTATCTTGCTCAAAGTTagggtaagtggcagagccaagtaTACAAACTGTTACATAGAACAATTACCTGACCTCTTACTGTACATAGCAGTCAGGTTCTTTCGAGGGCCTGGATGTGCTGATCTAGCGAGTCTAACTCTCTTCCAAATCCTCTGTTACGGTTCTTGTTCCCAGTGCCTTTTTTGAGGTGGTTTATAGAGTTCTGTatagagggctttcctggtggctcagtggtaaagaatctgcctgcagtgcaggacacccgggttcaatccctggtcgaggagatcccctggagaagggaatggctacccaccccagtattcttgcctgggaaatcccatggacagaggagcctggcaggctacagtccacggggtcacagagagtgggacacaactgagtgactgacactttcgtAGTGTTCTGTACCTCTGCTGCTTCTGTCTTGTCCCTAGTACCACATGAAACAGATTTTTtagcatgtatttattttaaaacttagcaTTTAAAGTTTTCACAGCTCTTTTATacaccttgggcttccctcatagctcagttggtaaagaatccgcctgtaatgcaggaggccctggtttgattcctgagtcaggaagatcccctggagaagggataggctacctactccagtattctcgggcttcccttgtgactcagctggtaaagaatccacctgcaatgtgggagacctgggtttaatccctgggttgggaagatcccctggagaagggaaaggttacccactccagtattctggcctggagaattccatggactgtatagtccatggggtcgcaaagagtcagacaggactgagcaacttcactttcactttctttatacaCGTTGCTTTGATTCCAACAACCCAGAGAGGTCAGGAGGGTGGATAACAGCcctaatttacagatgaggaaacaggttcaggAAGGTGAGTCCCAGAACTCCGTGGCCACTGTTCCAGCCACCTCCCAGCCACGTGAATTCCCATCTTTCCTCTCCCCCAGTTTATTCATGGAGATTCTTAATTCCTGCTCGGATTGTGATGAGATCCAGTTCATGGAAGATGGATCCTGGTGCCCAATGAAACCCAAGAAGGAGGCATCTGAGGTTTGCCCCCCGCCAGGGTATGGGCTGGATGGTGAGTGACCCCTTGTCCCCCAGTTGAGCTAAGTCTTGTGTGGCTTCTTCTCTGAGACACAGTCTTCTTACCACCCACAGGCCTCCAGTATAGCCCAGTCCAAGAGGGCAATCCATCGGAGAGTAAGAAGAAGGTTGAAGTTATTGACTTGACAGTAGAAAGCTCATCAGATGAGGAGGACCTGCCCCCGACGAAGAAGCACTGTCCTGTCACGTCAGCTGCCATCCCGGCTCTTCCTGGAAGCAAAGGGTATGAAGAAACAGGCTGAATCTACAGCACAGGGCACAGAGGGAAAAATCAGGAATGGGCAGACCCTGGGGCAGAGAGGGGACTTGGGATGCTGAACTGGGTGAGGGCACCTGTGATTCCATCTCTTCCCCCACAGAGTCCTGACATCTGGTCACCAGCCATCTTCGGTGCTGCGGAGCCCTGCTATGGGCACGCTGGGAGGGGATTTCCTGTCCAGTCTCCCACTACATGAGTACCCGCCCGCCTTCCCCCTCGGGGCTGATATCCAAGGTATGACACGGATCACAGCATGGGGCCCTGGCCTGCCACGTCCTCCCCCAAACCAGTTCAGAACCCTTGCTCCTCTTCAAAGCTTTTTGGCTATTTTGCAAAGGGCTACAATCCAGGGAACTTccttgagtttgtgtgtgtgtgtgtgtgatgaagtGTTTAGATAGGaggttgattttaatttttcttttcctaccaggtttagatttattttcttttcttcagaccGAGAGTCAGGTAAGTGGTCCCTTCTCCACCTCATATCTCTGAAGCTTCCTCTCAAGGCACTGATGGGGCCCCTCATTTTCCTGAGAGACCTAAGTCGGCTTCTTCATGAAGGGCGGGGTGGTACGGGCAGTTTATTTTCCTCGGAGGCCCCGCCTGGGACTTCCTCAGATTCTCACCCGAGTCTTCCTCTGTCCCGTTACTGTTTGTCTCTAGTTTTTGGTGTAGTTCTGCTCTTGTGTGctcaccccccaccctgcccccaacccaCGTGCACTTGAGCGCCGTGGCTGCCCTAGCCGGACATTCCACACATTTCAGACGCCCACAGGGCCGAGCTGGTGGGGCTGTCTCAGGGCAGGGAAGAGGGCTGGGGTGTGGGGGAAGGAGTCAGAGGAGAGCTCTCCTGCTTCTCAGAGAACTCTTTGGGATTCTGAGGGGTTGATTTATCCCATATGGTATTTGTGAGATGGGTGACTGGGAGGCGGGTAAGGAAGGTCCGGATAAAATCTTACACCACACTCTTGCTTCCTCCCAGCACTATGGTCCCTCCGTCATCACCTCACTAGATGAACAGGATGCCCTGGGCCACTTCTTCCAGTACCGAGGGACCCCTTCCCACTTCCTGGGCCCGCTCACCCCCACGTTGGGGAGCTCTCACCGCAGTGCCACGCCGGCACCCCCTCCTGGCCGTGTCAGTAGCATTGTGGCCCCTGGGGGCACCTTAAGGGAGGGCCATGGAGGACCCCTGCCCTCAGGTCCCTCTTTGACTGGCTGTCGGTCAGACATCATTTCCCTGGACTGAGTCTCCCAACACTGAACAAGTATGCTGTGGAGTCTAGACTCCTGGCCACTCTGACCCcttggggcgggggcaggggagcTTTGGTCAATGGCCAGAAATACCTTCATGGACACCGGTTTTTTGGCCTTATCTCTGCCTGACGAGGCTAGCACCCAAAGGGTTAATATTTAACCTCTTTTTCAGGACATTTGGGGTCTGCTTTTGGAAACGTTCTTTGACATCCAGCACATTCCTTTGGGTCCGTTAACCTAGGCAGTGGGAGGCAGATGGGATGGGATGTGAGTTGGGGAAAGGGCTGAGTCCTCAGCCTTGACTGTCTAGGGCCTTGTGGGGAGGGGGCTTTTCTCGTGTCCCCCAGATGCCCCCTCTTCCCAGCCCCCACAGCTGGCTCTGCTCCTTCCCTGCATCCATCATCTCTTCGTGTCCATTCCGTTTTCTTTGGCCAAACAGACAAGTGGAGTAACTGAGATAGGCAGACACATGGACGGAGAATTCTATTTTGGGTTGCAGATCTTTTGTGCGTAAAcaagaaaaaccaaaatattcCAAAGATGACCTTCCTTGCCTCTTACTGCCCAGTATGACTGAGGAGATAAGGCCTTAGCCCGGATCCCCAGGCGTTTGGGAGAAGGGCCTGGCTGACTGCCTGGGtctctatttatatatttaagttcACAACGTTGCTCACACTGACCAGCCTGGGGCCTGAGCTTCTAAAGGCCGGTGGCCCTGGGGTTAGGTCTGGCTCATTCTGCACCTTTCCTGGAGGTGGGAGCATCCTTGTGCTCTCGCCTGTCTCCCTTTTCAGGCTCCTCTGGGGCCCAGGATCTATgttgtaattttactttttattttcacagtTGTAGCAAAGTTCTTACCCATAATAAAGGTTGTGAATGTTCTGTGAGTGTCACggaggtgggctggggaggtGATTAAGCACTCGGCTTTCCAGATCCCtggtgtggggaggtggggagggaggtccaCGCTCTGTTATCCCTTGCTGGCCCTGGGTCCAAGTGAGCTCTGGGTGTTACACTGAGGACTTGCCAGGGCagttgttctttcttcctttctttgcccCTTCAGCCCAACACCGTGGAGCCCTTATGTCCTTCCTCATCCTTACCTGCCCAGATGTTGCAGCCAGAGCGTGAGGGCAAACTTGGTGCCAGTGCTGACCCTCTCTCTGTTGTCTGCCGTGGCTGGGGTTGTCCGCAGCAGGGTGGATGTGGGCAAGGCCAGAGGCTGGGCTCCTCCATTCTCTTTTAGTTCCACTGCACTGCAGAACGACAGCTCCTGTCTGGGCTGTGCCTTGTGGCTTAGCCCCACTTCCATATACATTAGGTCATAGGATCCTCGCAACCACCACaggagaggggtgggtggggggcttaacctcattttacagaaaggAGGGTAAAATGACTTGCCCCAATGAGAGTGTGGGACCGAAACCCAGGGAGCCTATTAGACAGGAACCCTTGGGAGTATCATAGGCAGTGTCTTTGATCTATGTGCTCTCTTCATTATCAGTTGACCAACTCCCTCCCTAAATCTCCCCCACAACACATGTCTTGACCTGAGGAGGAGACAGAAGGTGAACTTCTCAATGTCTATGTGTTGGAGGGACAGGGAGAAGTTCCTACTTACGGTACAGAAGACGGTAGGTCCTGGGGAAGATGTTTGGGGGTCTCTGTCCCATCCTCTGTGGCAGCCACTGCAGCTGCTGTGCCTGGTCCCAGCCACATGAAGGCACTCACCTCTCCTGCATTTGGTTGAATCCGGGCCTGGGGCCAGACATGTTGATCCTTTAGTTATGGCCTCTCTCAGAAGACCTGTTCTTGATCACAGCCTACCCACAGGTGGAATGGAGAGACTTggagcagggacaggggagaggcTATTGTATTTCGTGGTTATCTCTGACTTTCCCCCCACCTTAGTCATCATTGGAACCAGTCTTTCTGGGCCTCCTCAGCCCCATTTCCTTCGTCTACTGCCAGCCCTACCTGGAGCTGCTGCTGTGACTCCTGGGAGATGACAAGTAGGTAGAGAAcgatgtgatggtatttggggaGACCCCAGCTCAGCTTAGGGGGGTAGGCAgactaagaaggaaaaaaaaagagaacttccTGTCCCTTTTTGAGACTTTGGAAATGCAGCTTAGGAAGTGGAGAGTGGAAATGGTGTAGGAGGGACATGGGGAAGAGTCATGGGATTGGGGACTCCAAACCACCCACACTCCATCAGTTCCCCTGTGGTCAAGGCAAGTAGGGCTGTTCTGTGGGCTTTGGTGGGTTAGTAGTTATTAAGTGCCCTTGGTTAGATAGGAAGGAACCTCTCCCAGGCCCCTGTCTCACCTCCCATAAccccagagggacccaggagaACTGGCCCTGGGGCAGCTGGAGTCCACTCTCCTCCCAAAGCTCTCGAAGCCCCCCATCCAGCAGCTGGGGGTGAGAGGATAGGAGGTCAGAGAGGCCAATGCCTGGCTCCTACAAGTCCTGTGTTTGCCCTTCCCCCTGCCCACACCCCATGTGGTCCCAGACAGGGTCTCTCCTTCAGCATAGGGTGCGGTTTGGCTCAGTTGATTGGTTACCTCTTCATCAGGTTGCACATGCCCACCTGCAACAACAGTGGCACCAGTCGGTGAAAGGTAGTGTTCCTGTCCAGGGACCCCCGCTCACTATTCACGCTtgcccctcctccagtggacacAGGTGCAGTTGTAGCCCCTTGTGATTCTGGGACCTACCACACTTCTGGGCCTACTTCTGTCATTGAGACTGGGAAAAGCTGTGGGGTAGAGGCAGATTTCTTTCCTGGACCTTGGGCCTTGTCCTCAGGTCACTCACCTGGCGGTACCCAGAGGTTGGGCGAAACGTTGAGGGTGCTTGTCCTTCGCGTCAACAAGACAGTCTGGTCGCTGGACTGCAGAATGACCGCCACACCCAGATCCACACCTCGACCATTCGGGGGCAGCTCAACCCCGGGAGCCCTGGGCTGTTGGTCCAGGGCCGCAAAAGGGCAGAAAGGGGGTCGCTGGCAAGAGGGAGCCACTGGGGTTAACATCGCAGAAGAGACAAAGAACTGGAGGAGCCCG
Proteins encoded in this region:
- the PIAS3 gene encoding E3 SUMO-protein ligase PIAS3 isoform X2: MVMSFRVSELQVLLGFAGRNKSGRKHELLAKALHLLKSSCAPSVQMKIKELYRRRFPRKTLGPSDLSLLSLPPGTPPVGSPGPLAPIPPALLAPGTLLGPKREVDMHPPLPQPVHPDVTMKPLPFYEIYGELIRPTTLASTSSQRFEEAHFTFALTPQQVQQILTSREVLPGAKCDYTIQVQLRFCLCETSCPQEDYFPPNLFVKVNGKLCPLPGYLPPTKNGAEPKRPSRPINITPLARLSATVPNTIVVNWSSEFGRNYSLSVYLVRQLTAGTLLQKLRAKGIRNPDHSRALIKEKLTADPDSEVATTSLRVSLMCPLGKMRLTVPCRALTCAHLQSFDAALYLQMNEKKPTWTCPVCDKKAPYESLIIDGLFMEILNSCSDCDEIQFMEDGSWCPMKPKKEASEVCPPPGYGLDGLQYSPVQEGNPSESKKKVEVIDLTVESSSDEEDLPPTKKHCPVTSAAIPALPGSKGVLTSGHQPSSVLRSPAMGTLGGDFLSSLPLHEYPPAFPLGADIQGLDLFSFLQTESQHYGPSVITSLDEQDALGHFFQYRGTPSHFLGPLTPTLGSSHRSATPAPPPGRVSSIVAPGGTLREGHGGPLPSGPSLTGCRSDIISLD
- the PIAS3 gene encoding E3 SUMO-protein ligase PIAS3 isoform X1, with the protein product MAELGELKHMVMSFRVSELQVLLGFAGRNKSGRKHELLAKALHLLKSSCAPSVQMKIKELYRRRFPRKTLGPSDLSLLSLPPGTPPVGSPGPLAPIPPALLAPGTLLGPKREVDMHPPLPQPVHPDVTMKPLPFYEIYGELIRPTTLASTSSQRFEEAHFTFALTPQQVQQILTSREVLPGAKCDYTIQVQLRFCLCETSCPQEDYFPPNLFVKVNGKLCPLPGYLPPTKNGAEPKRPSRPINITPLARLSATVPNTIVVNWSSEFGRNYSLSVYLVRQLTAGTLLQKLRAKGIRNPDHSRALIKEKLTADPDSEVATTSLRVSLMCPLGKMRLTVPCRALTCAHLQSFDAALYLQMNEKKPTWTCPVCDKKAPYESLIIDGLFMEILNSCSDCDEIQFMEDGSWCPMKPKKEASEVCPPPGYGLDGLQYSPVQEGNPSESKKKVEVIDLTVESSSDEEDLPPTKKHCPVTSAAIPALPGSKGVLTSGHQPSSVLRSPAMGTLGGDFLSSLPLHEYPPAFPLGADIQGLDLFSFLQTESQHYGPSVITSLDEQDALGHFFQYRGTPSHFLGPLTPTLGSSHRSATPAPPPGRVSSIVAPGGTLREGHGGPLPSGPSLTGCRSDIISLD
- the NUDT17 gene encoding nucleoside diphosphate-linked moiety X motif 17 isoform X2, which produces MAAARVLLLLSGRPESVSFAQSVCGLLGAGSGLGPWPTHCGLKRGQLVLSDKPFPGASARLPLQRPPFCPFAALDQQPRAPGVELPPNGRGVDLGVAVILQSSDQTVLLTRRTSTLNVSPNLWVPPGGHVQPDEESAYPPKLSWGLPKYHHIVLYLLVISQESQQQLQARIQPNAGEVSAFMWLGPGTAAAVAATEDGTETPKHLPQDLPSSVPAVELKENGGAQPLALPTSTLLRTTPATADNRERVSTGTKFALTLWLQHLGRKSRDGS
- the NUDT17 gene encoding nucleoside diphosphate-linked moiety X motif 17 isoform X1, encoding MAAARVLLLLSGRPESVSFAQSVCGLLGAGSGLGPWPTHCGLKRGQLVLSDKPFPGASARLPLQRPPFCPFAALDQQPRAPGVELPPNGRGVDLGVAVILQSSDQTVLLTRRTSTLNVSPNLWVPPGGHVQPDEELLDGGLRELWEESGLQLPQGQFSWVPLGLWESAYPPKLSWGLPKYHHIVLYLLVISQESQQQLQARIQPNAGEVSAFMWLGPGTAAAVAATEDGTETPKHLPQDLPSSVPAVELKENGGAQPLALPTSTLLRTTPATADNRERVSTGTKFALTLWLQHLGRKSRDGS
- the NUDT17 gene encoding nucleoside diphosphate-linked moiety X motif 17 isoform X3; this translates as MAAARVLLLLSGRPESRPPFCPFAALDQQPRAPGVELPPNGRGVDLGVAVILQSSDQTVLLTRRTSTLNVSPNLWVPPGGHVQPDEELLDGGLRELWEESGLQLPQGQFSWVPLGLWESAYPPKLSWGLPKYHHIVLYLLVISQESQQQLQARIQPNAGEVSAFMWLGPGTAAAVAATEDGTETPKHLPQDLPSSVPAVELKENGGAQPLALPTSTLLRTTPATADNRERVSTGTKFALTLWLQHLGRKSRDGS